The DNA sequence CCTCCCATAAGAGAAGAAAAGGTCCTGCAATCTTGGAGTCTGAATATGAATCTTGAGAAGCCAAAGGGTAAGAGACTTGCTTCTTTTAAACAGTAGTAGATTATAGTCTAGAAGGTTGGACATTTACTATTTACTCATGTATCTCATCAACAACACAAACCTGCTACTATCAGATATAAAAACGAACTAAGCCCTTGCAACCAGCAGGATGATGCCGTGTCATTATCACCACCACTATTATTATGAAACCATTAGCACGATCACCGCCGCCACCATCACCACTgttctaatttcttttattgaaaAGCTTCATATCATAGTCCCCACTTTGACACTCACCACAACCATCAGCATATAGATATATCTCCCAACCCAAAAAAGAAACTCCAATCTGACATCCTTCTCTCTATCTCCTGGTAACACCTTCAATGCTAACCAAACAACTCCTCCTTAgccatttcattttcatcattaaattaaGCATATGTTAACTCTTACATATACTGAAAACAATAGGAATCTGAGTGCTGTACCAATTGCTATAGTATAAAAACTGGCACCATGACCCAtataagttatttattttttatcagcaACGATCCATATAATTGATCATATTATCTTAAACAACTAAGTTTTCAAACGCCATGGAGGAGATGAGGGGCATCAAGCATACTTCCATTGCAGATATATCGTACTAATTCAGGCGAACTTATTAACTTAAATAGATCTTCAAGAACTAGCAGTCAAACATAAGATATTATTCAGCGTCTCTATCGAGaataaaaatcaacaaagagTATAATTCTCCAGTCGTACATACTGCACAGTACAGCCAACAAAAAAATCTATCACTAGAATTGAATTGAAGACATCACTGAAACAAACGCAAAAGCAGCCCCACTATAAGAACAACAATTGAAGGAACAAAAGCATGCTTACATTTCCTCTGAGTGTGGCAGCAATCCCAAGTGGTTGACCTTCCCTGATCTTGAAGGTGGCAATGGAAGCTCTGGCTCGTGTCTTTACAGGCCTCTGCCCCGTAATGAGCGCCAGGTCATTCATTGCCGCTTCCAAACCCTTTGCATTCTGCTGAGCATCTCCAATACCACAATTCACCACAATCTTCTCAATCTTTGGAACCTACATTGTAAAAATTTAAGTATAAATATTTCCCTACCTCCTCCGTTTGAAATTTCAAGGAACACAAATTATTGCGCAAAGTACAAACTTAAAATCAATGCATCAAAAGTTTTAAGACCCTGTTTTTTACGCTGGATAATGCTGTGGCTTGGATACCAAGATAGTAAGTAACggaaaacaaatgaaatgagaacttttGTCTTTCTGACTTtggtaaaataaaaagatcagcTCATCTACTCCAAACAATAGAACCAAACTCCAattggttgaattttttattcttcttctaattGAAATATCTATAAATgggaatttatttaaaaactgcATTATTATCATCTCCTCATTTTCTCTGTAACCAAAGAAagcccccccccaaaaaaaacccatttttcATTCAAACAAACATTCTTCATTCAATAAGCAAATATACAATTAAGAAAAAACTGTAACAAAAAAACTCATATATCATAACCCAACCCCAAACGCTCGGCTGCAGCACCAAATTAAATCCAGAAAACCAAATAACTAATCAATGTAATTAATGTCAGAGAAGTGAGAAAAATAGCTACCTCGTGAATATTCTGGTACGAGAACTCTTCCTTGAGCTTGGGAACGACATTTTCGAGGTAAGTAGCTTTGAGACGATGAACCTTCTCGGCGTCCACCACCAGAGTCCCGACGGCCGCCCTCACCGAGACAACACCGATTCCATGGCTTCCGCGAGGGACTCGTACGGAGAGAGGGACCGAAACGAGTGGCGACGGGCCGTGAAACGAAGACGTTGCTGAGCGTAAGAGGGAAGGAGTACTCGCCATCTTGAGACTTCTAGCTGCTGCGTGGACTGCGTTAGAAAGCTTCGGCCggaagagatttaaaaaagtggtGGTTTGGTTTTTCTGTAAAAAATGGAAAGAGCAGGGTGATTGTTGTCGTGTTCGGCTTACAGTGAATAAAAGAGCCGAAGAGGATAAGGATGGGATATGAAGCCGAAATTgttgataataaataataataataataataataataataataataatgttgtaaaattaaaggaaagtaaaattagaattgaaatattataatatatgaaattaatttttcatgaatttaatattatttttcttaaattttttttttgtgtgtttagaaaaaaatagtcctcaagatttaattttataagtatGAGAAGatacataatattaaataaatatataaatttaaggaATGATAATacatgaattaagatgataCATGAATAGAAAATAGGAATACATGAAGGAAAATACTTGGAGTCTCGGGAGTGGAtctcgatatttttttttacttatgtctcatttattttcatatataagatgagatgatgacatgatatgagttgaaataaaaattgaaaattgaataaaatattgttagaatatatttttttaatattatttttttttttaaaatttgaaaaaattaaattttttattttattttgtgtgaaattttaaaaaaattgtaataattagatgaaatgatatgatatgtgttgtaaaaacaaacaagacttaataattaagttttttttaatgatgttgcgaatctttttttaaatatttaagggta is a window from the Juglans regia cultivar Chandler chromosome 7, Walnut 2.0, whole genome shotgun sequence genome containing:
- the LOC109003527 gene encoding 50S ribosomal protein L5, chloroplastic; translation: MASTPSLLRSATSSFHGPSPLVSVPLSVRVPRGSHGIGVVSVRAAVGTLVVDAEKVHRLKATYLENVVPKLKEEFSYQNIHEVPKIEKIVVNCGIGDAQQNAKGLEAAMNDLALITGQRPVKTRARASIATFKIREGQPLGIAATLRGNVMYSFLDRLINLGLPRTRDFQGVNPNSFDGHGNYGIGISEQSVFPEIRFDALGKQKGMDVCITTTAKTDKEAQRLLALLGMPFREGSGSTTLVRKKKLKAHHFDSKSKGRSRR